From Oryzias latipes chromosome 18, ASM223467v1:
tttaggattttcctCACCTTGAAGAATAAAGAAGACTCCAGCAGTGCCTGCAATCCTCCCTTTGAGGACATAGTTTTCCCCTACTGCTTTGGAGCACTGGATTCCTATGAGGGCCCCCACTAGACCAAAGGTGCCCATTACTATAGACACGATCATCAAGGCGCGAGAAGCTTGGATGTAGCCTGTGGTCACACGGAAACAGCCAAGTTACTTTCAGGTTCCATGAAGAACAAGAGCAGAACGTTTCAGAATCTTCTTTCTAAATCCTCGAttcaaaaaaaagtatatatattttaaaagaacaaaccatttaaagCCAGTAGTGAAGGGAACTCCCTGCAGTTGTGCACCCCCGTGGAATCCGTGGCACAGGACATCCACAGGTTCTCGTAGATGGTGGAGGTGGTGATGACATTCCCGTCCACGGTTGAGACCTTCCAGTAACGGTTGGGGAGGGCGACTCCCACCATCACCCACCCGGTGAAGCCTAAAATCAGAGCCACCACTTCCACGATCGGATCCATGACCCCTCGATGTCCCAAAAAAGTAGATCCAGGTCTTGGAGATGGTCGTCCGTCTAACTGGTGATATCTTTGTTCTTAAGGTCAGATCATCTGATCctccaagtgtgtgtgtgtgtgtgtgtgtgtgttgtaccACTGTGAGGTGTGTTTAGTTCAATAGTTATGTATAATGATTTATATGAGtctcagtctctcctccccctaTGCTTtgtctaacacacacacacacacacacacacacacacaaaccgcACACACTctccatttttttcagtttacacCCCTGAAACCGAACAGGTGTTTATCGACACTCTCTCAAGGTCCAATGGTCGCTCTTAGTGTCACAGCTctgtatttttaatatattttcaaaacattcatgcataacaaaacatattaaaaatgacaaaaagtttcAGTTGAATTGTGGGTATTTCTTTAGATGAGTGACACGTTTTTTCTAATTAGAAATTGAGTTTTTATATCCATGCATTTTGAAAACTTCATGTTTCAAACCTTCAACTTTTAATTACATGAAtcctctttatttatttctttttctttcaaaagttacatttttgttttctctggttTGACCATCTCAAAGGCCGCACGGCCTCACAATTTTGGAAGGCAGTTCATCTTTAAGGACAATGAACCCACGACAGATCGAGAGTTCCTCAGCTCATCTGAAAGTTTCTGTGTTTGCCTGAACTCATTGATAATCCCACTGACAGGTCACTCCGGGTTCATCCCAACGGTCCCGTCGATTGTTAACCGGAATTTCAGTCTGTGGCGTCAAGCTAGCAGAGAAGAGACATTTCTGAAGGTCGACAATAGGGCTTCAAAAATAGCAGAAGAATTACAGCTGTGGGATTCATATAGTGTtgtatgaacattttaactctgtcaaaaaatacatttttttcctgttaactATTAGAACTGTAAGTTTCGTGGgtcattttgaaggaaaaaagatcaaaaaatgtgatgatctcggatgaaaattgtgtcgttgatgtttttaacatgttcttgtgacatataagaagaaaatgaaaccatttctgagtatttcattccattctgatgtatgCACTTGTAGAAGACTAGATCCGTGTACCCCattggttggggttgtgagctaGCAGAAAAGTGTTTTAACCTTTCAATTAGGGGTAccgggaaggggggcggggttgctgtgctccaacagtcctgcccacaacccagaggtgaatttttactGAACtcctattttaaaatgttggctaaaaatggcttaatcatagttaaaagaccactgggaaggctttttataagagatcaaaaaatgatcggagtgggacctTAACTTAAAGAGTGAAAATAATGGCTTTTGGTTAATTAAATTAATCAGTTCTTTTTTCTGTGTAATATGAATTTCCAACAAACAATATCTCACTGTTTTTAtacaaatgttcagctcttttaaTGCAATAAGATCTGGAATCTAACAACAGCACAGCTTAATTTAACCCAGTTCAAAGCATTTAATTGTAATTTATAGTCAAAATATGGAAACCCGCAAGTTTCCAATTATTTTTCCATGTCCTTAAAGTAATCAACACTTTGTTTGTGCGGTTGTGGTTGTTGTTCGTCTCTgatgtggctaacgtgtagcgtgttatAAACACGTTCTAGGTTTGGCGTGAACGCAGTAAATAGAGTCTGACTGCACCATAATCTGATGCCCACCGTTAGTGCAGAAAGTACGATAGGTTTAAAGAGGACTTTGTTGAATTTATGAGTTTACGACAGTCGCTCATCTTTAGATTCTCAGATTTCTTTATCAGATTTGATTTCAAATAGGCTCTGCTTCAAAGATTCTTCATTTGCTGAATCTTCCTATGCAAAGCTAAatggttttaatttatttctatttttacaagGGTTTCTGActcctgtttgttgtttttcacatcCCAGAAATGAGGATGAAGATCTTATTGAATTTATTTCCCTCAACCCTTAGTAGTCTGGGGCTTTTTTGATCTTTAGTTTCTGCTACTTTGCAGTTTGCTCTGATAATTTTTTGTGGCAATGTTTGACATCCATGTTTGTAGTTCAACCTCAGTCTCTTGCTTTCCCAATTTTAATATATTACAGAATAATTCCACAGTAAACCTGAAACTGTACAAAACGATCCTCAGAGTggtaaatgttgtcattttttaatgcaaaaattgAGATGAAAGtattttacgtttttttgatcaaagatcaaaatatcaaataaaaattcaaaaactaaaacaaagcaaaaaaaaaaggtcaaaataatgtataaaatgtattttaataaatcatcatGTGCCATAACTCTTATGAtgttgttttaaaccaaaaatttaaaagccaataaatgttttgaaacCTTCACattaaatttgaataaaaaaatatttcaatgtcGTCGTTCTTAAGGTGGATAACTAAGGGTTAATATCCACTGAAATCGGCATAAAAACTCCAGATTATCCTAATCTGTTCATATAATTCATACCAACATTCATTATTGCAATTCCATttataaaaagtaaagtaaactaTAGAATTACTAAGACTGCTTTTAAACCTTCTTATCATCATGCAGTTGTtagattttaaagatttttaaatgtattttccacGTTTTTGATGCAATTTACAAAGTCAGAAGGTTTTAAATAACTTCCTGATTAAATGTCATTTCACGCCTGTAAAAATAtgccccttttttttcatcaaaacatCTTCTCTGAGGGATTTTGAGTTTCTTAATTAAACCAAACTGTttcaaaatgcagagaaagacaaaaaaaacatgaatataattgaaaacatAACGACCCTGATGACCCTGTGAGGAGAGTTGAATGAATATAACCTTTTATAgcgtaatttttttattttagagacaaaaaatattgattttactGGCATATGAAATTCAGCAGACttcataaaacaacatttttgtatgCTTTTATGTGCTCTTTATTACAAAgccaaactgaaaaataaaaaagtcgtTTTTAATTTCAGAGAGAAAACTGATTAAATTAGAAATCCTGGTACATCCTTCATCAGCTAATGAAAAAGagttctttgtttttagttgttcctttgtttttgtttaaataaaagcatataaGTCCAGGTTTAAACCAAACTAAGATATCAACTCTCACCCTTGTCTTCAGCCACATGAAAATCTATGTCCTGCCCTGCCATAAACGTCTGCTTTTATGGCCAAAGTGTTTGCAAAACTCATTTTATGACTCACTTGCACTGAGAAATTTCTGGTCGTAAAACGgtgcattaaaaacaaaagaaaataaaaagagaaggaAGACAGCTTCGTTTgcagaaacacaacttttctttttacattttttaacaggaTTCCTGGAAAGACAACAGTCGGGCTTTTATTACGCTTTCCAGGAAGAAGCCCATGAAGACAAACATGTGATGACGAGGTCGACTACACGGGTGAAGGCTCCAAAAGATGCTTGTGTCAACAAGTTTATCTGGAGAAAGACTccttaaaaacagctgaagaaAAGTCAAATGTTGGAGAGTTTTTTCttgaaaagcttgttttttccccaacatTATTTGCGAAGAAATGTGGATTCCTTGTCTAATTCTTTTCCTTTGTTCTAAAAGTCACATGTTGCACTGACTTTACagctcaaaataaatcaaacttttaaTGTCCCTCATGCGTGTATGAATGATGCGTCATAAACAGGCGGTTTTCAGCAGTCATCGGGACACATGGAACACTTCTCAAATCATGCCGGCCGCCTCAATCCATAAAGGAAGGACCAAGGTCGACGGAATGTTTATGATTTTCAGAGGGGAGGcgcaaattaaaacaaagagatatCCTGCTCCAGTCATGTTTGAGTCCTGTTCGAAATGCAGtaaaaaatgatgcaatgtTGAATGTGTTGCTAGGCAACAATCAAACCCTCTCACGTCCTCATCGCATGTTTCTCCCACCATAAAAGAACCGTCTATGACTCTGTAATTAGATTTTAATAAGTATTAAAATATCAGATTCTGACCTCCATTCACCTTTGTCCTAATGGCAACGCCTTGTCATGATGGCATTTTTGAGCAAAGCTTTTAGATTTAAAGATCTTTACAGGTTCATAATGCTGTATTAATAGAGGATGGCAACAATGCTGAAGGTTTGTCTCAAGATAAGAGAAACAAAGAACTTCTCTTCCAGAACTTTCTTTAATAGATCCGTATTCTTATCAAGCTCATTCTAGTTGCAGCCATTTATCATTAAGCCCTTATAAAACCGGAAAGACATTATTAGTTTCTGACTCACTGTCTCTGAATGAGCTCTATCTGCAAACATgtcatgatttatttattgcagACTGTATTTCCTTATTTATGAGACCTACTTTAGAACAGTTTTGTTCTGATGAAACTGAAgggttttttatggtttttgatttattgtttcattcatttacaAAATCCatccaatgtttgtttttgagaaacaAAAACTTTGCTCTTTGACTAACATGGGATTGGAggtgaaaacaacaacaacaatgaaccgaaactaaaataaatagaattaaagattcatgaaaaaaagtaaacaaaatgcaaaatcaAACGTAAACggcaaaaaaaggacaaaaaaagcagaaaaaaagagacacaaaaaaatagaaatcacaaaaggcaaagaaagagaaaaaacaatggCAGCTACAACTATAAAgggcaaaagtaaaaaaagacattcgaaataaacaaaaaataataaatcaacaaaaacgaTTTAGCCATTaacaattaaaatataaaacaggtcaaataaaaacaagaaataaaagaatatttatgtaacacaaaagaaaaaaagaaaaaacaacaaaaagaaaaaagtcaaggATGAAGAGCAAACACAAAGGCAGaaagaagagaaataaaaataaaaccaaaaattacaacataaaaatagaaaaggaaagcatgaaaagaaaaaagaaaagacaaatgagaaaagagaacaacaaagagaaaaaaaataaacaaaaagacattggccaaaaaacagcaaaaaatacaACATAGAACAACGAAAAACTCAAATCGTGTCAAAGATAAAAAAGGGCAAGGCTGAAAAGTgaacaaactaaataaaactaagtcaccaaaaaaagaaatgaacagatATTACGTCTGCAAAAGcaatcaaaaagtaaaacaggcaaaacagataaaaataaaaaagaatatacacaaaagacaaagagtaaaaaagagcaaaaaaaagacagaaaaacaaaccaatattACATTTGAAGCCTCACAGACCAACAGACAATAAAgttctgcaggaaaacacaataaatgacAGACAGAGTGATGGCCAACGGGCAGAGGTCTTTGTCCTTCTCCGTTCCTACAAGGTGATTACACATTAATGCCCTCAGGCTGTTGGACCATTCACTGAACATTGGCCCTGCAGCTCAGACCTAGTGAGGCTCATCTGAATTACACCCGATTTGAAGAATCATTGACCGTGTCACCGTTGGCGATGAACCGGGTTAGATGATAACTGGGTCTCTGTTTTCCGCTCAAaccttgttgtgtttttctttgcgTTTGTTCACCTGATTCCCTTTTTCACACCAAAGTAAATGACTGTTTTTCCTGATAAGTTCAGAGGAGTTTCGGTCCCGTCAGCCAGGTTAATGAGTaatcccccacccccccccaccggTGAAGCAAAACATCCAAGGGCTTCGGTGAGAGACCCAGTTGTGAAACAAGGCCGGCAACTTGAATCTTTATCAACAGGAACGGTAGACGATGGATtgatataatttttttacagtttcattttttttcgtcTTGCAGTTTTAGAAGCTCTGCTAGTAGTCAATAAGTAACAGTAATTCCATCAAGACTAAACTGCTTATCGATTTGGAATAAAAGAACTCAAATAACGAAATAATGAGTCGTGAGACGCTAAAGATAAAGGGTTGATTTCACAGAACGTCAATGAGTTAAATGCCTTTGACTTCCAGTAAGACGCTTACTTTCATTTGGACACTTTTAGAAACCGACAAATACAGGAAAGGTTCTATTTCCTTGTATGACACGGCTCTCACTCTCCTCTTCTGCCTCTATCAGCCTGGTCAGAGCTTCACCTGACAAATGTATCAACCTTTTTTAgccagcattttattttttagtcgcTTGGTGATAATGAACAGTTCTATGTCATAtttagaagaatcagcaaaagtaaagttttgaatccccttggcaacagaggttttgtgttaaccacgcccacatccCTAACATGTTCATGTCGTGTgtcatattgttttgttcagctcgAGTCAACGATTCATGTATTCAAATTTTAcaatattgcaataaaaaaaggggCTCACAATCTACAGCTTTTAGTTAAGCAGATTCACACCGATGCTTGAGGAGTTAGGAGGCAACAGGTTGAGATTTGTTGCTGgtgatatttttgtaaaattcgAGACGTCttccaaaggtcaaaggtcaaatatttttctgttgttgtacTCTTAAGTTTGTGACATTTCATCAacatcattaaaacaaaaattttcctttttcagattGTGTGAAAATGTGACAGATCTctaaatttcacactttgccacaaaacgGACATCAAATTAttatggccatcccataataatttgaaAACTTCCTTCGGATctccccgacacgtgtgttttgtttttcgatAAGTGGATGTTGAAATCAATGTTTTGAGCCCCATGTGAGATGATGgcctcattcatttttttgatggtttcttccgctgtgatgtcatcaaggAAACAGCGTAAATTTGGGCTGAGGCCAGAGCCGGCATTTCATGTACAGAGGCGTAACCAAAAAGTTTAGgggcttcatttaaaaaagttgaaattgttattttttcagtgcttaaagaagcttgtattggtGGTGTTTTTCTCAATAAACATACGAATAGTGAGGGGACAAGAAAGTAAGTGGGCAAAACTGTTTGATGGGAGGGCAGTTGTCCCCTTTGCCCCCCCATAGCTCCGCCCCTTATTAAAAACACTATGACAATCTCTTTTATAAAATTTCCCAATATttatgaaatgaaagaaaatcgTAATTATTTATGCAGCTTATTTGTTGTTTCTCTGATccttttctgcacattttctaatttgtgtgtgtgtgtgtgtgtgtgtgtgtgtgtgttttagcatCAGATCCAAACTACCAGAGATGTCTGCATGAGAGGAGCCAGAAATGACCACCATGTCCATGAACCACCAGCGCTAAAGACAATAAATGACACCCCTGTGAAGGACAGAGCTGCTGTCCATCAAACAAACAGCCCTGGAAACACATTTCCGATCCTCACACCACGTTTTCTTTAAACTCAGAGCTATCCGTGTTAGAGGCTATCTGAGATGAGCGCGTCTCCACACATCTTTTGGCTCGGCGCTGATAAGCGGCCTGTTTTTGCGTAACACGGTGCATAAAGTTAATACTTAATGGCGCAGCTGCAGACTGAAGGGACAGTCGAAGCTAAACCTTTGCAACGGTTATCATATCACGGCTTTACATGCCGCCTTTGAACCCAACACTTTCAACTCCTCGGATGTTGAAATACTTTACTtgatatttttcccttttttcatgAGAGATATGTACCTTTTCACTGATTTTATAATAAATTGTGCATTATGATCCATTTATGATCGTCCTCATGACTCAAACCTTTGGGTCTCTCCACAGCAAAGGAGGGCACAGCTCATCAGATTCAAATGTTTCTGGATTGGAGAATCAGAAGAACAAACATaacgttttgtgtttttaatggaaaattCAAACTTCACAGTGTTCTGGAAAAGCTGATAGAAAAAGAAGGCAGCTTACCAGCAAAACGGATACTTTTGCAGTTCAGGGATGTAGTTGGAAAGTTTTCTGAAAGGATGTTGACAGCTACAAATAATCCTTCCTGCTTTAAACCTTGATGCCTTTTCAAGGAAATGGGCTCAAATTTGATGGAAAGATTATTGGACAAAGAGGTAAGACGgactttttttaagagtttaagGCTTCACCCGATACAGGACAAATCCTGAAACTGCCTCTGTGGCAAAAAGGACAGTTCACTTTTGTGCTGGATTCATTTCAATTCTGcttcattttagatttttactgCAATAATAGATTAAATGGGGGAAACCAAAGATCCCTTTCAAAGGGCTTCAGTGCAATCAAGttaagtatatttttttaaccaacttaaacatccaaccatccattttctgagCCCGCTTCAATCACTGTTGGGGGTCACactgttgctggagcctatcccagccactgtcgGGTGAAAGTCCTGGAAAGGTCGGCAGTTCATTGCAGGGTCACACAATCTCACCTTCACATCTCAGGGATAATTTAGTCTTAATTAACCTGtgaaggatgtttttggacagtgggacaAAGCCGAAGTGACCGGACAAAAaacacgcatgcacggggagaacacgcTAACTCCATACAGAGAGGTCTCAGCTGGGAatcaaaccaggaccttctcgCTTGAGACAAGAGTGCAAACCGCTACACCACCATACAGCCTGATGTAAACACCATTTGCtgtttataaatgaaaaaaaaaaaatagccgaTTAGGCTGAAATTAAGGTAATTAATCTTctcttgtctttatttttcagtCCTATGGTCATGAATTTTATCTTTCCTGCTATTTAGTCTAATCTTAAGGAGAAGATTCTCAGAAACCAGGTTCTCCAGGTTTTCTTAGAACAGAGTTCTTTTAGGGTTAGAAAACTTTGTAAATCCGACCCCGAGTCCACAGCGTCCAACTGTTCATCTGCTGAAAGCTAAAGAGGTGTTGCTCAGGGATTTCATGGAGGCTTTTTGCTGACGTCTATGTTCTTCCAGTCTGCCTTGTTGgcatcaacattttaaaaataaacagaaatacacTTAAGTTTTACCCACCTTGTTAGAAATTATTTAACTGTCTCTGCATTTTAATGTCTTTGTAAAACACTAAAATTAAGCtgtgggaaatgtttttgttttttattgtgtaatttgtgtttattttttaaggtttttcaaaaagtgttgttttaccAAGATGAGCCCACAAAATACTTCTTTGTGAGCACTAACTGCTGCTTTGTgtccacaaaatactaatttaaaCCCAGATACTCTTATTTCTACCcgtaaaatacttatttgtgcCCTCAAGATACTACTTTGTGAgcacaaaatgcaaatttttccTCACAATATCCTaatttatgtgcacaaaatgctgaTTTGTGAGTACTAAATGCTgatttgtgcccacaaaatactaatttatgtgcacaaaatgctgaTTTGTGAGTACTAAATGCTgatttgtgcccacaaaatactaatttatgtgcacaaaatgcatccatataaaagaaaacatcttcACACATCAACATTTATGATAGGTCTACAGAAGGCACGAAGTTActgtttacagtaaaaaaaaagacattacaaGACCCATAAAAACATCTGCATTTATCACAAACCACATCTGAAAAAGTTCCAGGTTTTCTGCAACTCATTCCAGTCCAAATAGTCATTTTTGTATCGTAATTGCCTATATGTGCCCACAAAATGCTACAATgatggaacttttttttaaagtcatgttCAGGGATGTAGAAGAAACCTGTAGTTGCTCCAAAAgtttagtttctttttcttaaattgtcATTTCTGtcccacaaaaaaagagacttaaaaaaaagaacaaaaatcaacattttctctAGCGTTTTATTGAACATGATGCACaataatatatattataaagCACAACGTTAGGAATGCGGTTAATTAAAGAAAGATCTGTGCCACATTTCCACGTTTGGACTTTATTCCAGAATAATCAGAAAACTTCCCACCCTAATCAGCCGCTCCATTTGGACTTTTCAGCTCTGACAGAAGTCTTGGTTCAGATCCCGACGGCTCCTCTTCAAACGACAAACTCCACATTTCACAGAACCCAAAACACCTTCAGTTTCTACTCAGGAGAACTCCTAACTGTAGCTTTACAGCAAAGTTAATGTAAATATGAGCTTTTGTATAAGTGAGAGTGAATCAACAAAAGAAGTCGGATAAATAAAGACTTTTCTCAACACTGTCACTGCTGGGTTTTTTAGTTTGAGACCAAAAATTCCCCATCCGTTAGgagttttaaacactttttagcacttttatttttcaatccTGAGTCCAGAGAAAACGGAAACATCCAGGTTAGGATTTGGCCACTCCCTTTGAAACTGCCAAGCCAATGAGGCCCGCTAATCCGGCCACGCCCAGCCCGATCCCTCCGACGATCGCCATGCCAACCAAGCCATCTAGACAACAGATAAGTAGAGGTTTTCAGCAAACTTTGATCAGTTCCTCTTGAATGAATCAAGTGAGATCCTCTTTACCTTTCTTTAAGGCCTTATCGATCAGCTTCTCCATCTCCAGAGCCTGCTTGTTCTCCGGCTCGTTCTTCAGGAGGGTCCGGATGTACCTCAGGGCTCGCTCGTACTCCTAGATTTAGGAGAGGGAGACAGGTAAAATCtggaatatgtggaaacacgtCAACATCCGTGAAAATAAAATCAGGTTGCAGAACGTGGATCATGTTACGGCTTTCAAATCCCAAGGAGACGAGGAGATCAT
This genomic window contains:
- the cldn15 gene encoding claudin-15; its protein translation is MDPIVEVVALILGFTGWVMVGVALPNRYWKVSTVDGNVITTSTIYENLWMSCATDSTGVHNCREFPSLLALNGYIQASRALMIVSIVMGTFGLVGALIGIQCSKAVGENYVLKGRIAGTAGVFFILQGLCTMVSVSWYAFNITQDFFDPFYPGIRYEIGEGLYIGWCSGVLAIAGGACLTCSCRVAREEKYNLPYQARGTVYSGPAPTRSVVASTYGRNAYV
- the fis1 gene encoding mitochondrial fission 1 protein isoform X2, whose amino-acid sequence is MKFEKKYNSELDKGAVSKDTKFEYAWCLIRSKYSGDIQKGIALLEELVQKSPKDDSRDFLFYLAVANYRLKEYERALRYIRTLLKNEPENKQALEMEKLIDKALKKDGLVGMAIVGGIGLGVAGLAGLIGLAVSKGVAKS